In Desulfatibacillum aliphaticivorans DSM 15576, a genomic segment contains:
- a CDS encoding Zn-ribbon domain-containing OB-fold protein, with protein MSYNDLTPTPDADSKPFWEGCRNHELLFQKCAACGEIRWPPGILCPHCHSREVEMVRSGGKGTIYSYVIYHQPFHPEFADKVPYVVAIVELEEGPMLITNIVECPHESLACDMPVRVHWDDVSEECTLPKFRPV; from the coding sequence ATGTCATATAACGATCTTACGCCCACGCCTGACGCCGACTCCAAGCCCTTTTGGGAGGGATGCCGGAATCATGAACTGCTGTTTCAAAAATGCGCCGCGTGCGGAGAAATCCGGTGGCCGCCGGGCATTCTCTGCCCCCATTGCCATTCCCGGGAAGTGGAAATGGTCCGGTCGGGCGGCAAAGGAACCATATACAGCTACGTGATATACCACCAGCCCTTTCACCCCGAATTTGCGGACAAGGTTCCTTACGTGGTCGCCATTGTGGAGTTGGAGGAAGGCCCCATGTTGATCACCAATATCGTGGAATGCCCCCACGAATCCCTGGCGTGCGATATGCCGGTCCGGGTGCATTGGGACGACGTGTCGGAAGAATGCACCCTGCCCAAGTTCCGGCCTGTATAA
- a CDS encoding response regulator, whose protein sequence is MQEVDGPPDLIQEEAKAARYLLVTVEDNGVGISNEVKDKIFDPYFTTKELGKGTGLGLAVAYGIVKEYGGEIKLNTSPGAGSTFSVYLPLIKEAAAVEQVKPTPEIIRGNERILLVDDEPAIARIGQVMLERLGYKVTVLLSGQDALEKFKTESDSYDMVISDMAMPHLTGDQLAAELKKIRPDIPIVICTGFSERINKENAAAIGVKGFLMKPIVKQEMASMIRGVLDSDKPA, encoded by the coding sequence TTGCAAGAAGTTGACGGCCCGCCCGACCTGATACAGGAGGAAGCTAAGGCTGCAAGATACCTTCTGGTGACCGTCGAGGATAACGGAGTCGGCATTTCCAACGAGGTTAAGGACAAAATTTTCGACCCCTATTTTACGACCAAGGAACTGGGCAAGGGCACAGGCCTGGGGCTGGCGGTCGCCTATGGGATCGTCAAGGAGTACGGTGGGGAAATCAAGCTAAACACATCGCCCGGCGCAGGTTCGACTTTTAGCGTGTATCTGCCGCTGATAAAGGAAGCCGCCGCCGTGGAGCAGGTAAAACCAACGCCTGAAATAATCAGGGGGAATGAGCGCATCCTGCTGGTGGACGACGAGCCCGCCATCGCGCGAATCGGGCAGGTAATGCTGGAGCGGCTAGGCTACAAGGTGACCGTCCTACTAAGCGGCCAGGACGCCCTGGAAAAATTCAAAACCGAATCAGACTCCTATGACATGGTCATCTCCGACATGGCCATGCCCCACCTAACCGGCGACCAACTCGCCGCGGAACTGAAAAAAATACGGCCTGACATCCCCATTGTTATTTGCACCGGATTCAGCGAACGCATTAACAAGGAAAATGCGGCGGCCATCGGCGTCAAGGGCTTTCTCATGAAGCCCATCGTCAAACAGGAAATGGCCTCCATGATTCGAGGCGTCCTGGACTCCGATAAGCCCGCCTAA
- a CDS encoding FAD-dependent oxidoreductase: MGQKVLIIGAVALGPKVACRLRRLDPSAHVTLIDRDNLISYGGCGIPYYVGGDVADLEGLYSTSSHAIRDDRFFETVKGVNVLSQTEVTDIDRKGKTVSVRNRATGEEKTLEYDKLVLATGANPVVPPIPGADLPGVSVVANLHNAKEIKEKISKGQVESAVVIGGGAIGVEMAEALADLWGVETTLVEMMEHLLPMAIGPDMGLIVKNHMEEHDVRILLGESVTQIVGTPETGVEGVKTNKRDIPCQLVVLAVGVRPNADLAAKAGLAIGPHGGILVDNTLRTSDPNIFAGGDCIELTHLISGQKVPMAFGSLANREGRVIGTNIAGGNAQFKGSVGAFCLKAFEMGVASAGLTVAQAKDAGFDPVHAVVVQADRAHFYPTNQLMYMKLIADKTTRKVLGVEAVGHNGDAVKARVDAVSAVLPFGPDVSDITALEVTYAPPFASAMDIVNNAGNALDNILKGKNKPIDVADFLKLFDEAKAHVLDVRGKPESQAFVERFGDRWVNIPQDQLAARISEINGNGNGSGQLCLICDTGPRSYEAQCLLASHGITDTVNIQGGYGMLKKSAPDFNNPA, encoded by the coding sequence ATGGGACAAAAAGTTTTAATCATAGGGGCCGTGGCTTTAGGACCCAAGGTGGCTTGCCGTTTAAGGCGCCTGGACCCGTCCGCCCATGTCACCCTGATAGATCGCGATAATCTGATTTCCTACGGCGGCTGCGGCATTCCCTATTATGTCGGCGGTGACGTAGCCGACCTGGAAGGCTTGTACTCCACCAGCTCCCACGCCATTCGCGACGATCGTTTTTTCGAGACCGTCAAAGGCGTGAACGTGCTCAGCCAGACGGAAGTGACGGATATAGACCGAAAAGGCAAGACCGTCAGCGTGCGCAACCGGGCAACCGGCGAAGAAAAAACGCTGGAATATGACAAGCTGGTTCTGGCGACTGGGGCCAACCCGGTTGTACCGCCTATTCCCGGCGCAGACCTGCCCGGCGTGTCTGTGGTGGCCAATCTGCATAACGCCAAAGAGATTAAGGAAAAAATCTCCAAGGGCCAGGTGGAGTCTGCTGTCGTCATCGGCGGCGGCGCCATCGGCGTGGAAATGGCGGAAGCCCTGGCCGACCTGTGGGGCGTGGAAACCACCCTGGTGGAGATGATGGAGCATTTGCTTCCCATGGCTATCGGGCCGGACATGGGCCTGATTGTGAAGAACCACATGGAGGAGCACGACGTCAGAATTCTTCTGGGCGAATCCGTAACCCAGATTGTGGGAACGCCCGAAACCGGCGTGGAAGGCGTCAAAACCAACAAGCGGGATATCCCGTGCCAGTTGGTCGTGCTGGCTGTCGGGGTCAGGCCTAACGCTGATTTGGCGGCAAAAGCCGGGCTGGCCATCGGGCCGCATGGCGGCATTCTGGTGGACAACACCTTGCGCACTTCGGACCCGAATATTTTCGCCGGAGGCGACTGCATTGAGCTGACCCATTTGATCAGCGGACAGAAAGTCCCCATGGCCTTCGGCTCCTTGGCCAACCGGGAAGGCCGGGTGATCGGCACGAACATCGCCGGCGGAAACGCCCAGTTTAAAGGCAGCGTCGGCGCCTTTTGCCTCAAAGCCTTCGAGATGGGCGTGGCCTCGGCCGGCCTGACCGTCGCCCAGGCCAAAGACGCCGGATTCGACCCGGTCCACGCCGTGGTGGTGCAGGCGGATCGCGCCCATTTTTATCCCACCAACCAATTGATGTACATGAAGCTCATTGCGGATAAAACCACCCGCAAGGTGCTTGGGGTGGAGGCAGTGGGGCATAACGGAGACGCCGTAAAAGCCCGGGTGGACGCCGTGTCCGCGGTATTGCCGTTCGGCCCGGACGTTTCGGACATTACGGCGTTGGAAGTCACTTATGCGCCGCCCTTTGCCTCGGCCATGGACATTGTCAACAACGCTGGCAATGCGTTGGATAACATTCTAAAGGGCAAAAACAAACCTATTGATGTAGCGGATTTTCTGAAGCTCTTTGACGAGGCTAAGGCGCACGTGCTGGACGTTCGGGGCAAGCCCGAATCCCAGGCTTTTGTGGAACGGTTCGGCGACAGGTGGGTCAACATCCCTCAGGACCAGCTTGCCGCCCGGATCAGCGAAATCAACGGAAACGGAAACGGGTCCGGCCAGTTGTGCCTGATTTGCGACACAGGGCCCAGATCCTACGAAGCGCAGTGCCTTCTGGCCAGTCATGGAATTACGGATACCGTCAACATCCAGGGCGGATACGGCATGCTTAAGAAAAGCGCTCCGGATTTCAACAATCCGGCTTAA
- a CDS encoding DsrE family protein, which translates to MTNKVLIALSCGTNNTNRSTRGFHLATVAHKEGKEVTMFLLDEAVYLAKEGLIEHVRAATGDVADDLLTYLQAHEVPILVCTPCAKARRIAEEDLIEGAKMAPATELIRLSCESAVISL; encoded by the coding sequence ATGACCAACAAAGTTCTTATCGCTCTTTCCTGCGGCACCAATAACACCAACCGTTCCACCCGCGGTTTTCATCTGGCCACCGTCGCCCATAAAGAAGGCAAGGAAGTGACCATGTTTCTGCTGGATGAAGCGGTGTATCTGGCGAAAGAAGGCCTGATCGAGCACGTGCGGGCTGCTACCGGCGATGTGGCCGATGATCTGTTGACCTACCTGCAGGCTCACGAAGTGCCTATTCTGGTTTGCACGCCTTGCGCCAAGGCTCGCCGCATTGCAGAAGAAGATCTGATCGAAGGCGCCAAAATGGCTCCTGCTACGGAACTGATTCGGCTTTCCTGCGAAAGCGCCGTTATCAGCCTGTAA
- a CDS encoding sulfurtransferase TusA family protein yields the protein MMKQFDLRNTIIPLSLLQATNHFHKMQSGESMEIICNDADPASDIRTILPAGRFEVVSVEDNYQNGNGYRTVIRKL from the coding sequence ATGATGAAACAATTTGATTTAAGAAACACGATCATACCGCTTTCCTTGCTTCAGGCGACCAATCATTTCCACAAGATGCAATCCGGGGAGTCCATGGAGATCATCTGCAATGATGCGGACCCTGCGTCGGATATCCGTACCATACTTCCGGCCGGACGGTTCGAAGTGGTCTCCGTTGAGGATAATTACCAGAATGGAAACGGATACAGGACTGTCATCCGAAAACTTTAA
- a CDS encoding sigma-54 interaction domain-containing protein, which yields MNSSDLNLYWKTVVDTIQDGVMIVSPEGTIVSVNKGFETITGYSQSEVLGQSCALLGCSSCEIARNAEGCHWCVMFKHGRLRRQRCALIRKDGIPVQIVKNASVLKDGEGQIIGAVETITDITDLTTKESLIASYRQELDAQDRFYGMIGASAPMQALFELIRNAGQSDAPVIIFGESGAGKELIAKAIHEAGSRSQFPYIKVNCAALNESLLESELFGHVKGSFTGAHRDREGRFEAADKGDIFLDEIGDLPLSTQVKLLRVLEEKVVERVGDHKPIQVDVRIISATNRDLQALIAKGEFREDFFYRINVIPLRAPSLRERKGDIPLLARSFFNRIRMKSGKDIHGISREAMDALANYNWPGNVRELKSALEFAFVSCHEDLIEPRHLPAPIAAEPECAPPQSAPVLDGGQGGATLDQVKRTRLIDALTSAKGNQSEAARILGISRTSVWAQVKRYQLNPADYV from the coding sequence ATGAACAGCTCAGACCTGAACCTTTATTGGAAAACCGTGGTGGACACCATCCAGGACGGCGTGATGATCGTCAGCCCGGAAGGGACCATCGTGTCGGTAAACAAGGGATTCGAAACCATCACCGGCTACTCTCAAAGCGAAGTCCTTGGGCAGTCCTGCGCCTTGCTGGGGTGCAGTTCGTGCGAAATCGCCAGAAACGCGGAAGGCTGCCACTGGTGCGTGATGTTCAAGCACGGCAGGCTCCGGAGGCAGCGTTGCGCCCTGATACGCAAGGACGGCATTCCGGTCCAGATTGTTAAAAACGCCTCCGTGCTCAAAGACGGCGAAGGGCAGATTATCGGCGCGGTGGAAACCATCACGGACATCACCGACCTGACGACCAAGGAAAGCCTGATTGCTTCCTATCGTCAGGAGTTGGACGCCCAGGACCGGTTTTACGGCATGATCGGAGCTTCCGCGCCCATGCAGGCCTTGTTTGAATTGATTCGCAACGCCGGCCAGTCGGACGCACCGGTGATCATCTTTGGAGAAAGCGGCGCCGGCAAGGAATTGATCGCAAAAGCCATCCACGAAGCCGGGTCTCGCAGCCAGTTCCCCTATATTAAGGTTAATTGCGCAGCCCTGAACGAATCGTTGTTGGAAAGCGAGTTGTTCGGGCATGTGAAAGGGTCGTTCACGGGTGCGCACAGGGATCGGGAAGGGCGGTTCGAGGCGGCGGATAAAGGGGATATCTTTCTGGACGAAATCGGGGATTTGCCCCTGTCCACCCAGGTGAAGCTCTTGCGGGTATTGGAGGAAAAGGTGGTGGAAAGGGTGGGGGACCACAAGCCCATCCAGGTGGACGTGCGCATTATATCCGCCACCAACCGGGATTTGCAGGCCCTCATTGCCAAAGGCGAGTTCCGCGAGGATTTTTTCTACCGGATCAACGTCATTCCCTTGCGGGCTCCTTCGCTTCGGGAGCGCAAGGGGGATATTCCGCTCCTGGCCAGGTCTTTTTTCAACCGCATCCGCATGAAAAGCGGCAAGGACATCCATGGGATTTCCCGAGAGGCCATGGACGCCTTGGCCAATTACAACTGGCCGGGCAATGTGCGGGAGTTGAAAAGCGCCCTGGAGTTCGCCTTTGTCTCCTGCCATGAGGATTTGATCGAACCCCGGCATTTGCCCGCGCCCATAGCAGCGGAGCCGGAATGCGCACCGCCGCAGTCCGCGCCTGTATTAGACGGGGGGCAAGGCGGCGCCACATTGGATCAGGTTAAAAGAACACGCCTGATTGATGCCTTAACCTCAGCCAAGGGCAACCAATCCGAGGCGGCCAGAATTCTGGGAATCTCCCGCACCAGCGTCTGGGCCCAGGTCAAGCGCTATCAACTCAACCCGGCGGATTACGTTTAA
- a CDS encoding SdrD B-like domain-containing protein has translation MIRHKFLQIVVAVLALLLAAAPPLWAVTPAGVLITNQATATYFDTGKEIAGKTLSNISLVTVGNLYALSLEADQNQDAAAGQYINFQHTLTNTGNTADTYSLSYANQPGDDFDFDTVTIALDTNQNGLIDDGEPEITETDLIPAGESIYLILGGSVPSTYVAGQTGAIVITAQSQTEAAVSSSNTDTATLNSNEAVFQFSKNSDPECDEAVHPGEDITYSITLTNVGGAAPDFRDIVVDGVIETGFLVEDPLPPNVVVALDVDALAAPVGSKVLAKLSGSGVNDWIALSNATEDDLIERVGVLFPDTALGSNESASWQFTVRVISEITPGTTIINQAEIDKDGDGFKDLYSNETCNTLEEGVEDDPEAENEAVIRFLEPVYSLRLNSTPPDFEDDDDYQDAGLYRLSSYPTYDEVRDGVYLEVHSSSLNTSPVAADVIVVYVVSMLTGDDIYIQLEETGPNTGVFRSRVPITLDADQTSGGGTCSAANAGGCVLQSTSRDTLRATIEDPGTGFVLVDAATVDPLGVVFDSVTLDPVANAIVSIRTSDGQLALDPDTGGASVIEPQLTGSDGEYQFPRVYPGTYYIHVRPPEGLNFPSVTPAHTFAGQYTVNAYSYGQNGWQRTPNSGEFTLAAGDPALIVDIPLDPDNDGRFVLEKTTTDSSVQVGDFVPYTLTVRNNAGAKLFDTTVRDEIPYGFKYVRGSTKYDGEKAGDPTGEKGPVLVFDVGTLADGQAVEITYVLMVTPGGLDSDGVNKAQAFTVTGRGVKFNSVKVRAMVDIEQDGLFSDRAILFGTVFVDKNENKIKDEDELAVGGVRIYLEDGTWAITDEKGQYSIYGLKPGNHVVKPDPITLPKGMKLSAIDNRFAKDADSRFADLVEGDFHRADFALLPPEENAEALYEAIEKRNASLDDSWVYEAAVEFDGTVFDDTEYEKDHTPASADGDISSGVAYPADKALSDPAAGAPKVEASETAQPVSKAMPKVEDVARQATAQQAKEGAFIWPAGEVARDGRFMVVIPKGIVPVLSVNGKEVPSNKLGEQVLNKATRAQVLAWYGVPLEPGPCEVTVSGKDMFGNLRTLAQKTFAHPGPPKTLRIVPSASSIPADGGKSSLPVEVQINDKDGIGVLGVHFVTVEASDGRFLEPDIQSKEPGHQVRVENGRAMLHLQSSFRAGEVDLAATAGTGLKDKTQVRFAAPLRPIVAAGLVDFSVHFNDISEESILPTDQADSFDEELDYRGRGAVFLKGKIKGDVLLTLAYDSDKDEDETLLRDIDPDEYYPIYGDASVKGYDAQSRSALYVRLEKNNSSVMWGDFRTDYNEKSLARVDRTLTGANANIEVGGTKVSGFYAEPDYERRTEEIRANGTATFYRISGAPIEENSETIEIITRSRDNPGLIINTVSMTRLDDYQIDPISGYITFHDAIASVDENNNPQYIRISYDTEGGAERHAVWGARAEQQITENLFVGGTHTQDEHPEDGSRISSGYVKYKIKDKHDVEAEYAHMVHKNGDPSGDAIRVDMENQWHDKFSTKAEFVTAQPGFDNSSGSGSAGRQELTAEAEYRPYTHTTVTLEGLESKDLQGEDERISAGLLAERKFGLWHTEAGGRFIRQMETSDTAEEDIYTYRLGLGRDFYLLKRKGQAGVSWEQDVSDASRRSLEANADWQVHKMVKLYAKQELINSLSGVTSLSSDVDRSTTTFGVSSDFMTNTKAYSEYRIRGGSSGREQESATGIRRTIDLEPGLSFSPQLEYVNTLDGENAGDAFSASMGMVDKRAKHSKKSGRLETRLGKDSNMYGVRAAWATRFSGNWTGAVKEEFNIELPDESPDVLRQALTLGIARRPVTTNKYHWIGMYQWKESRNADSVESKRAHIVSSHHNYQVRENLILSGRLAGKWQRVMLFEDYYESFTSLGGLRLIFDITEWLDFDIHGGALNTDGDSTRYSGGAAIFFNAFKNARLGVGYNFAGFTDEDLDAEKYYAEGLYFGLTYKFDESLFEWLAPDED, from the coding sequence ATGATCCGGCATAAGTTTTTACAAATAGTTGTGGCCGTCCTGGCGTTGCTCCTGGCAGCAGCTCCGCCGTTATGGGCCGTCACTCCAGCCGGCGTACTCATTACCAACCAGGCGACCGCAACGTATTTTGATACGGGCAAGGAAATCGCCGGCAAAACATTGTCCAATATTTCCCTGGTCACAGTAGGGAACTTGTACGCCTTATCTTTGGAAGCGGATCAAAATCAGGACGCGGCGGCTGGGCAATATATCAACTTTCAACATACCTTAACAAACACCGGCAACACGGCCGATACTTATAGCTTAAGCTATGCCAACCAGCCCGGAGACGACTTTGACTTCGACACGGTGACCATCGCCCTGGATACAAATCAAAACGGGCTGATAGACGATGGTGAGCCTGAGATAACCGAAACCGATCTCATTCCGGCGGGCGAATCCATTTATCTAATCTTGGGCGGCAGCGTCCCGAGCACGTACGTGGCCGGCCAGACCGGAGCTATTGTCATTACCGCTCAAAGTCAGACGGAGGCCGCTGTTTCCAGCAGTAACACGGATACCGCAACCCTTAACTCCAATGAGGCGGTTTTTCAGTTTTCCAAAAACAGCGACCCGGAATGCGACGAAGCCGTACATCCAGGTGAGGATATCACCTACTCCATCACCCTGACCAATGTGGGGGGCGCTGCTCCGGACTTTCGGGATATCGTGGTGGACGGCGTTATTGAAACAGGCTTTTTGGTGGAAGACCCCCTGCCGCCCAATGTGGTCGTCGCCCTGGACGTCGATGCCCTGGCGGCGCCTGTTGGCTCCAAAGTGCTGGCAAAGTTGTCCGGCTCGGGCGTCAATGATTGGATTGCCCTTTCCAACGCAACCGAAGACGATTTGATTGAACGGGTTGGCGTATTGTTCCCCGACACAGCTTTGGGATCCAACGAAAGCGCTTCCTGGCAGTTTACCGTAAGGGTAATAAGCGAAATCACCCCCGGAACCACGATTATCAATCAAGCTGAGATCGACAAGGACGGCGACGGCTTTAAGGATTTGTACTCCAATGAGACCTGCAATACTCTTGAGGAAGGCGTGGAAGACGATCCGGAAGCGGAGAACGAAGCTGTTATCAGGTTCCTGGAACCGGTTTACTCCTTGAGACTCAATTCCACGCCCCCGGATTTTGAGGACGATGACGATTACCAGGACGCCGGACTGTATCGGCTGTCCTCATATCCCACCTACGATGAGGTTCGGGACGGCGTGTATCTGGAGGTTCATTCCTCCAGCCTGAACACCAGCCCGGTGGCTGCAGACGTGATTGTGGTGTACGTGGTTTCCATGCTGACCGGCGACGACATTTACATCCAACTGGAGGAAACCGGCCCCAACACAGGCGTCTTCCGCTCCAGGGTTCCCATAACGCTGGATGCGGACCAGACCTCCGGCGGAGGAACCTGCTCCGCGGCCAACGCGGGCGGATGCGTGCTGCAAAGCACGTCCCGCGACACCTTGCGGGCCACTATCGAAGATCCCGGCACAGGATTCGTCTTGGTGGACGCGGCGACCGTAGACCCCCTGGGCGTGGTTTTCGATTCCGTTACTTTGGACCCGGTGGCGAACGCAATCGTATCCATCCGCACTTCGGACGGTCAACTCGCATTGGACCCGGATACGGGCGGCGCCTCTGTAATTGAACCCCAACTGACCGGTTCGGACGGCGAGTACCAGTTCCCAAGGGTCTATCCCGGAACTTACTATATCCATGTGCGGCCGCCCGAAGGCCTTAATTTTCCGTCCGTCACCCCGGCCCACACCTTTGCGGGCCAATACACGGTTAACGCGTATTCCTACGGCCAGAACGGTTGGCAAAGAACGCCCAATTCCGGCGAATTCACCCTGGCGGCCGGAGATCCGGCCCTGATCGTGGACATTCCGCTCGACCCCGACAACGACGGCCGCTTTGTGCTGGAAAAAACCACCACGGATTCTTCGGTCCAGGTGGGCGACTTTGTGCCTTACACCCTGACGGTGAGGAACAACGCCGGCGCCAAGCTGTTTGATACCACTGTACGCGACGAAATCCCCTACGGCTTTAAATACGTGCGGGGCAGCACTAAATACGACGGCGAAAAAGCCGGCGACCCCACAGGCGAAAAAGGCCCGGTGCTAGTGTTTGACGTCGGAACCCTCGCCGACGGCCAAGCCGTGGAAATAACCTATGTGCTCATGGTGACGCCCGGCGGACTGGATTCCGACGGCGTCAATAAGGCTCAGGCTTTTACGGTCACCGGCCGGGGCGTCAAGTTCAACTCCGTCAAGGTCCGGGCCATGGTGGACATTGAGCAGGACGGGCTGTTCTCGGATCGCGCCATCCTGTTCGGTACGGTTTTCGTGGATAAAAACGAAAACAAAATCAAGGACGAAGACGAATTGGCCGTAGGCGGCGTCAGGATTTATCTGGAAGACGGAACCTGGGCCATCACCGACGAAAAAGGCCAGTACTCCATTTACGGACTTAAGCCCGGCAATCATGTGGTCAAGCCCGACCCCATCACTTTGCCCAAGGGCATGAAGCTGTCGGCCATTGACAACCGCTTTGCCAAAGACGCCGATTCCCGGTTTGCGGATCTGGTGGAAGGCGATTTCCACAGGGCGGATTTTGCACTCCTTCCGCCGGAGGAAAACGCCGAGGCTCTATACGAGGCTATTGAAAAACGCAACGCATCCCTGGACGACTCCTGGGTGTACGAAGCGGCTGTGGAGTTTGACGGTACGGTCTTTGACGATACGGAATACGAAAAAGACCACACGCCGGCAAGCGCGGACGGCGATATATCCTCCGGCGTCGCCTATCCGGCCGACAAGGCCCTGTCCGATCCCGCAGCGGGGGCGCCCAAGGTGGAGGCCTCTGAAACGGCTCAGCCCGTTTCCAAGGCCATGCCCAAGGTCGAGGACGTTGCAAGGCAGGCCACCGCGCAGCAAGCCAAGGAAGGCGCGTTTATATGGCCTGCCGGCGAGGTCGCACGAGACGGCCGGTTTATGGTTGTCATCCCCAAGGGAATCGTTCCTGTGCTTAGCGTAAACGGCAAGGAAGTTCCGTCCAATAAGTTGGGCGAGCAGGTTTTGAATAAGGCAACGCGGGCTCAGGTGCTGGCCTGGTACGGCGTACCCCTGGAGCCGGGCCCTTGTGAAGTGACGGTCTCGGGCAAGGATATGTTCGGCAACCTGAGGACCCTGGCCCAAAAGACGTTCGCCCATCCCGGGCCGCCCAAGACCCTGAGAATCGTCCCTTCCGCATCCAGCATTCCCGCAGACGGCGGCAAGTCCTCCCTGCCCGTTGAAGTCCAGATCAACGACAAGGACGGCATAGGCGTGTTGGGCGTGCATTTCGTCACCGTGGAGGCCTCCGACGGACGATTCCTGGAGCCTGACATCCAGTCCAAGGAGCCGGGGCATCAGGTGCGTGTGGAAAACGGCCGGGCCATGCTTCATCTGCAAAGCAGTTTCAGGGCGGGCGAGGTGGATCTGGCCGCTACGGCCGGGACTGGGTTGAAGGATAAAACCCAGGTGAGATTCGCCGCGCCGCTCAGGCCTATTGTGGCGGCAGGTTTGGTGGATTTTTCCGTGCATTTCAACGATATCTCCGAGGAATCCATCCTGCCTACGGATCAGGCGGATTCTTTTGACGAAGAACTGGATTACCGGGGCCGGGGCGCGGTCTTCCTTAAAGGCAAGATAAAAGGCGACGTGCTTTTGACCCTGGCCTACGACTCGGACAAAGACGAAGACGAAACCCTGCTTCGGGACATCGACCCGGACGAATACTACCCCATTTACGGGGACGCCTCGGTGAAGGGCTACGACGCCCAAAGCCGCAGCGCGCTCTACGTACGCCTGGAAAAGAACAACAGCAGCGTCATGTGGGGCGACTTTCGCACGGATTACAACGAAAAAAGCCTGGCTCGGGTGGATCGCACCCTCACGGGCGCCAACGCCAATATCGAAGTGGGCGGAACCAAGGTTTCCGGCTTTTACGCAGAGCCCGACTACGAACGCAGGACCGAGGAAATCCGGGCCAACGGCACGGCGACCTTCTACCGCATCTCAGGCGCTCCCATTGAGGAAAACAGCGAAACCATCGAGATCATCACCCGCTCCAGGGATAATCCGGGCCTGATCATCAATACCGTGTCCATGACGCGCCTGGACGATTACCAGATCGACCCAATAAGCGGTTACATCACATTTCACGACGCCATCGCCTCTGTGGACGAGAATAACAATCCCCAGTACATCCGGATTTCTTACGATACGGAAGGCGGGGCCGAACGCCATGCCGTCTGGGGCGCCAGGGCGGAGCAGCAAATTACGGAAAACCTGTTCGTTGGCGGAACCCACACTCAGGACGAGCATCCCGAGGACGGCAGCCGGATTTCCTCCGGGTACGTCAAATACAAGATTAAAGACAAGCACGACGTGGAAGCGGAATACGCTCACATGGTGCATAAGAACGGAGATCCATCCGGCGACGCCATCCGCGTGGACATGGAAAACCAGTGGCACGACAAGTTCAGCACAAAGGCTGAATTCGTTACGGCGCAACCGGGGTTTGACAACTCCAGCGGCTCCGGTTCGGCCGGGCGTCAGGAATTGACCGCCGAAGCCGAATACCGGCCTTACACGCACACCACCGTCACCTTGGAAGGTCTGGAAAGCAAGGATCTCCAGGGCGAAGACGAACGGATTTCGGCAGGCCTGTTGGCGGAGCGCAAGTTCGGCCTGTGGCATACGGAAGCGGGCGGCCGGTTCATCCGCCAGATGGAGACCTCGGATACGGCGGAAGAGGACATATACACCTATCGCCTGGGCCTGGGCAGGGACTTCTATCTGCTTAAACGCAAGGGCCAGGCCGGTGTGTCATGGGAGCAGGACGTCTCCGACGCCAGCAGGCGCTCCCTGGAAGCCAACGCCGACTGGCAGGTGCACAAGATGGTCAAGCTCTACGCCAAGCAGGAGTTGATCAACAGCCTTTCCGGCGTCACCAGCCTGTCCAGCGACGTGGACCGTTCCACAACCACATTCGGCGTGTCCTCCGACTTCATGACCAATACCAAGGCCTACTCGGAATACCGCATCCGGGGCGGCTCAAGCGGCCGCGAGCAGGAAAGCGCCACGGGCATCCGCCGCACAATCGACCTGGAGCCGGGCTTGTCCTTCTCTCCCCAGTTGGAATACGTCAACACCCTGGACGGCGAGAACGCAGGCGACGCTTTCTCCGCCTCCATGGGCATGGTGGACAAGCGGGCCAAACACAGCAAAAAATCAGGCCGCCTGGAAACCCGCCTTGGCAAAGACAGCAATATGTACGGCGTACGCGCAGCCTGGGCGACCCGGTTTTCCGGAAACTGGACCGGCGCCGTTAAAGAGGAATTCAACATAGAATTGCCCGACGAAAGCCCGGACGTGCTTCGCCAGGCTCTGACCCTGGGGATCGCCCGTAGGCCTGTCACGACCAACAAGTACCATTGGATCGGAATGTACCAGTGGAAGGAATCCCGCAATGCAGACAGCGTGGAGTCCAAGCGCGCCCACATTGTGTCGTCCCACCACAACTATCAGGTCAGGGAAAACCTCATTCTTTCCGGCAGGTTGGCTGGAAAGTGGCAGCGAGTCATGCTTTTTGAGGATTACTACGAGTCCTTCACCTCTTTGGGCGGGCTTCGGTTGATTTTTGACATCACCGAATGGCTGGATTTTGATATTCACGGCGGCGCCCTCAATACGGACGGCGACTCCACTCGTTATTCCGGCGGCGCGGCGATTTTCTTCAACGCCTTCAAGAATGCGCGGCTGGGAGTGGGGTACAATTTCGCCGGGTTTACGGACGAGGATCTGGACGCGGAAAAGTACTACGCCGAAGGACTTTACTTCGGCCTGACCTACAAGTTCGACGAATCCTTGTTTGAATGGCTGGCGCCGGACGAAGATTAG